In Atopobium sp. oral taxon 416, the genomic stretch CCGCACGATCCATACGATTTCCTACTTCCAGGCGCTTGGTATCACGATGGTCTTTGCCCTGATCGTAATGGCTGCCCTCACCCCAAAGCTGCGCCGTATCGATATGGTCGAGTCCTTGAAGTCGGTGGACTAGGGAAGCAAATCGTGTGACGGTGGGTGCCCCGGATAGCTTCTTAAGAACTGTCTCTGGGAACTGCACGGCGTATGTTCAGCAGGGAAGCGCTATTTGTGGCACACTTAACAGTGTTTGAGAACAACAGTAGCTTGCTGAAGGAAAGGATGAATCTTGGCAGAAGCTAAGTTTTACTTAATGACTGATTCCCCTTGTGACTTCTCGCCCGAGATGGTGAAGGAAACCGGGATCGGGATATTTCACTTTACCTACACTGAGGCCGGCAAGGCCGATGGGGGCTTCCACGGGGTCGATGACCTCTTTGTCTCCCGTACGCCGCATGAGTTCTACGAGGCAATTCGACATGGGGCGCAGCCGATGACATCACAGCCTTCCCAGATGGAGTTTGAGAAGGCCTTTAAGGAGCGCGCAAAGGCGGATCTGCCGACGGTGTACCTTGCGTTCAGCTCCGGCATCTCAGGATGCTATGAGGGCGCCTGCACCGCGCTTGAGCGCGTTAAGGATGAGCTCGGGGAGCCGCACCTGCCGATCTACATTGTGGACTGCAAGATCGGCTCAACCTCCCAGTATCTCTTTATCGTCGAAGCCATCCGGCAGCGCGACAAGGGGCTCACAGCGCAGGAGATGGTCGCCTGGGCTGAGGAAGCACGCTACTACGTACACACGATCTTTATGGTCGATAACCTGGATACCCTGCACCGGGGCGGCAGAATTCCGAAGAGCGTCGCCGTAGTCGGCGGTGCCCTGGACGTGAAGCCACTTTTGACCTTTGATCTGGACGGTGCACTGAGCATCATCGCCGTCTCTCGGGGACGCAAGAAGGGCATCAAACGGATGGCTAACTTCTATCGGAAGCTGCACAGCACCGATATGCTCTCCTCCGCGGTGGCGATTGGCAATGCGGACTGTCCTAAGGATGCGGAGCGCATGGCTAATGAGGTAACGAAGATTAACGACTCGGCGATCCCGATGATCTCCACGATCGGGCCGACGATCGGCTGCCATGTCGGTCCTGGCATGCTGTCCTGTTGCTTCTGGGGACCAGATCGGCGTAAGAGCGTCTCGGTATCAGACCGTATCGCGCACAGTGTGCGTTCCTCCAAGTAAAACCAACAAAAAGGGAGCCTTCGGCAGTTTCTGTGGGTGAGAAGTTCATCTAAGCAGCCTTCTTCTTCGTGCTTTCCTCGGCCCTTCCCGGAAGCGTCGGCCTGCTGTCGGAGCACCTCAATATGAGCACTCCGATGAGGTTGTCGGTGTTGCGGAAGCCATAGCCCATCCTGATTGTCACCTTGATCTTGTTGTTGATCGCCTCGACGCGGCCGTTGCCGATTCCGAGCTCGACTACCGCCGCGATGTCGACCTTGTGTCTTCGCACCTTCTTCTCGATGGCGACGAGCGGCTTGATCCTACAATACATCGCATCGCACATCCACTCCTCGAGCAGCGTCGCGGCCTTATCGGCCGTCCTTGCCCTGAACACGGTCCGCAGGTCCTCTTTTTAGCTCCCAGGCCCTGAACAGGCGCGAAGCTGCCTTCTTCAGGGAGTAGAGCTTGGCGCGCTGGGTAGCGGTGAGATCCTCAGGGGTTCTTGACGAGCGCGAAACGGCTGCCCTTGATCGCGTCGGTGGCCTTCTTCGCAACCTGCCATTCCTTACAGCGCACCTCGTCGAGCGCGTCGGTTATCCCTTGCACGACATGAAACGGGTCCATGACCCACCTCGCACTGTCGGTAGTGACGACTTCGATGGCGCGCCTCTGCTCTCAGGTGAGCTCGTCGAAAAACAGGTTCAACACGTCCTTGCCGTACTCCTCGTGGACCCATATCAGACATCCCCGGTCGTAGTCGACGACGACAATCAGGTACTTGTGGCCCTTCTTGTAGGAGGTCTTATCGATCCCGATGCGCCTTGCGCCCTCGAAGACCCCTGCCGCGTGCGGCCTCCAGATCGGCGCAGACGCACGCGAGCGCCGCGACGGTGCTGGCCGGATCCGCGCAGCACCAGCCACACCACCCACTCTCGAAGTCGTACGTAAAGCGCGCTTTGCGCCTCGCCCAGGGCATTGACTCTACCAGCACGCCGTGCTCTGGCCACCTTACCCTGTGCAGCGCGTATTCCAGATAAGCACATCGACCGAGCCAGGTCCATCGCCCCCCTGCGAGCTGAGGGCCTCGACGATCTGTCGTAGCAATCGCATTTCCTGTTGCAGATCGGGCAGCGCAGGCCTCACCCTAATCACGACTCGATCGCCTTCGATGCGTACGTATTCGATCACTGTGTGTGCCAGTGTAAGCACACAGCGTAGTACCCTGTTCATGCGTCAGGGCCTTTCCGCTAGGTTGTTGTAGCAGACGTAGCCCTACCTTGCCCGATGCGGTAACGACCCCTGATGGGGCCATTCTTCTTTATTTGCCTTGTCACCGTGCTCCCATCTGGGCGCTTGGGCGGATTCCGCCCATAGAAACTACCGAAGAGCTGAAGAAACTCTTCGGCATTCTCGATAACTTAACCGAAGAAGCAAACACTGTGCAGAAGAAAGAAACACAGCAGTACTTCCTCAAATCCTGCGAGATGGAGTGGAGATTCTGGGAGCAGGCCTTGAAGCAGGAGGACTGGAAGTTCAACGATGTGATTCTCCTGAAGTAATCAGAAGGTAGCGAGTGATCGAAGGGGGAGCACAATGAAGATCGATTGGGGCATTGCAGATAGAATCCGTGAAAAGCAGCCCATTGTTTTAAACTTGTCCAACGTCGTAACGATCGGAAAGGTGGCCAATGCGCTGAGCGCGATCGGCGCTTCACTGATCACGTCAAAGGACATTGACGAGGCCAAAGAGATGGTGAGCATCGCCGACGCTGTGGTGATCAACACCGGTACCTGGATCCCGGGACGAATTTGTGTGTGCGCAAGTCGTAGTCGGCTTTGCTAATGAGCTCCACAAACCGTCGGTGCTCGACCCGGTGGTGGTAGGCTCGCCGAGCAGAAAGAAGATTAACCTCACGCTGCTCATTAAGTATCAGTTCAGTGCAATCCACGTCGATGCAGGTGAGATCGCTGCGATCGTCGGTGCGGAATGGGAGAGCCGTGGCATCGACGCAGACACCGGTTCGGTGGATGTGGAAGCGCTCGCCCAGACGGTGGCTCAGAAGTATCACGCGTTGGTGATGCTCTCGGGGGCAATCGATTACGTGAGCGACGGCGTAAACCTGTTGAAGAATGAGCAGAGTGAACCTATGCTCACGGTCAACGTGGGATCCGGCGACATTCTCTCGAGCACTCTGGGAGCCTGTTTAGCCGTAAGTAGCGATTCCTGTTCTGCAGGCATTGTGACAGCACGGATCCTGACCTGTGCCAGGGCGAAGGCTGTACAGTATTCTCACAGCTTAGGGAGCTGGATGGTGTGGTTCTTTGATGAGCTGACGACGATTGACAGCGCAGCGATTCAGGAGGGATACAACAATGATCAATGATTTTCCTCAGACCTTAACGATCGCGGGGACAGATTCCGGTGGCGGTGCCGGGATCCCTGCGGATGTCAAGACTATGCAGATGCGCCACACTTTTGGGACGATGGTGGTCGTAGCAGTTACCGCGCAGAATACCTACGGGGTACAGATGGCGCAACCGATGCCGACCGAGCTGATCGACCAGCAGTTTGCCTCGATTGCAGATGACTTCAACATTAAAGCCTGCAAGACCGGCATGCTGGCGGATACCGCCCGTGTCAAAGTGGTTGTGAAGAACCTCAAGAAGTATGACTTCGGGTATGTGACGGTTGACCCCGTGATGATCGCTAAGGGCGGTGCCAAGCTCTTGAGTGACGATGCAATCGCGGTCGTCCACGATAAACTGCTACCTCTGGCGGATCTGGTCACCCCGAACTTGCCTGAAGCTGAGCAGCTCACCGGCATACACATCGAGACACGTGAGGATATGAAGGCCGCCGGAGAGCAGCTGCAGGAGCTCGGCTCCAAGAACGTGTTGGTCAAAGGTGGGCATCTGAGAGGTGCAAATCAGGCGGCTGACTTTGTACTGCTTGAAGATCACAGCAGCTTCTGGATGGTGTCAGAGCGCATCGATACCAAGCGTACTCACGGGACCGGAGACACGATCTCTGCCTGCATCACCTCAGAGCTCGCAAAAGGTCACACAATGGAAGAGGCGATCAAGATCGGCAAAGCCTACGTCGAGGGGACGATCAAGCATTCGATCAACGTCGGCCACGGCCATGGACCACTCAACCACTGGGCTCCGCTGGAAGAGGGGAATTATGAGATTCAGAAGTGAGATGCTGCACGTCTATCTGACCGGCGGCACACAGGATACCGATCATGATCCGGGCCTGTTTCCGAAAAAGGTTACTGAGGCTATGTGCGCCGGTATTATCGTCTTCCAGTACCGTGAGAAGGGGTCCACAACGCTCTCTGAGGCTCAGAGGCTGAATATGACACAGCAGATGAGGAAACTTGACACAGGACCATGGGATCCCGTACTTTATTGACTACGACGTCGATCTGGCGCTTCAGGTACATGTAGACGGTGTGCACGTCGGACAGAAAGACGAAGGGATTCAGTCGGTCCTTGATCAAGCTGCTGGCAAATTGATCGTGGGGTACTCCTGCAATACCCCTGAGGAGGTTGTAGAGGCTCATAAGCTCTCCGGAGTCGACTGTCTGGGCCGTGGGACCGGTCTTCCCAACGAATTCTAAGGATGATGTGGACCCGGCGTTGGGGTTCGACCAACTGAAGGCGCTGAGGCAACAGAGTGTCCACCCGATCGTAGCGATCGGCGGCATTACAGAACAGAATATAAAATCCGTGCTTGCAACCGGCGCTGATGGAATCTCTTCCATATCGATGATCCTGGGTAGCAACAACATTATCCGCACTGTGCAGGCGGTACGCGCACTTTATTAGAGATTCTGACAGTCAAGTAATGAGGGCTGATGCAAGCTGGTCGGCTAGCCTTCAAGGAGAAAGTGGAACCGTCAGGATCCATGGTACGCAAAAGTCCCTTCTACACCCTCAGTGCCAAGGCCGAAGATACCAAGATCTGCCGACCTAAGAAGGCCACAGCTGAGTGTTGCTGCTGTAAGCACATAGGCTTTGCTATCTTCGCTAAGCTAAGTGCCAAGATGGGAGTGCCCTGACTGCAGGCACACGTACAGCTCGCTTACAGGGACAGTCTTTAAGCACACCAGGCACACACCCTGCCGAAGTGGGTATCACCCATCAGGCTCATGCGCTACAGTGTGCCCCTTAACTGCAATAGGCGAAGCGCTCAGATATCGCATCAAAAGCGCCTGGGGATGGTGGCATTGGGTCTTTCGTCCTCAAAGCAGTGCCTCTGGATCGATAAGGCCTACATCGCTGATGCGCACCTCTCCTGCGCCTTCGGGCAGGCGAGCAAGTATGCCCTGTCAGCAGGTTGGCACAGACGTCCACAAGAGTCCCTATGCCGTAGTCTGTGGCCACAAGCCGTCCACGGAAAGGATCAGAAGACCTTGCGGCCACTGAGCTGAAGGCACAAGCGCGCCCACAGTAGGGCTGATGAGGGATTCGGGGGCTGTCGCTAAATCCTACAAGGCCAGTTGTGCGCGATCCGCACTATCTGGACAGCATGGCGCTTGTGGACAATCTCTGCTTTTGGCTCAAGAGATACCTGTGGCACCTCACAGGGATGTCCAAGACCAACATGCAAAAGCTACCTCAACTGGTAGGTCTAGCTGTTTTGTGCCAGAGGGGCAAGACACAGATGGGTTGAAACTGAAAGGGCACCATATGCTTGTGGCCGATGCAGGCTGCTACAGCTTGGCATGGGTCTAGCGGCCCTCATTTGCTTGACTGTTAGGGAGAAAGAAAATAGAGAAACTAATCCCCATCGCTTGTTGGAGACAAAGGGGATTTTTGGGCTGATTATTTGTTCCTGTTCTCGGATTCGTAGGCTTCGGTCACCGTTGCCCGCCAGGTCTTGATGGTCTCTGCCTGGACGAAGGAGCGGAAGGGTTTGAGGTCTCCCTTTTCGTCGAAGGCCTGCAAAGCTTCAAAGTAGGCTTTGCGGTCTGTAGCGAAGATCGTGCAGGGAGGGTTGCCACCTGCGAGCAGTACGTAGTTCATCAGAAGGCGGCCGGAGATACCGTTGCCGTCTGCAAACGGGTGGATCGTCTCATAGCTCGCATGCATGAAACTTGCGGCGGTCAGGACGCGCTTAGCGGTCGGGTCCTGCAGGGCGTCACGCACCTGCTCGCAGAGGTCGTTGACAAGGCCGGGTACCCTATCTGCAGCAGCTCCCACCTCGTTGGAGTCGGGGATAATGTAGTCGCCGAGACGATAGGTTCCCGGACGCTCTCCGTCGGCAAATAGGCGCTCTGAATAGGTTGCGGCGCACAGGGTCTGGTGGAGATCCATAACGAGGGATTTATCGACCGGACGCTGGTCTTGAAGGTATTGTCGGGCGCGCACCCAGGCACGGCGTTGGTTGAAGACCTGTACGAGCGGTTTCAGGGCACCGGTGTAGTTCTTCACAGCGTTGTGATCGAAGATCTGCTGTGCCACCTCTTTGGTGGCGTGTCCCTTTTCGATCTGCGCTGAATTGAGTGAGAAGTTCAGTGCGAAGTCATCGAGCATAGCATCCTGCACGGCAGGATGCTGATCGTGCCACCAGTCATATATTCCGGCATAGAGCTGATCGAGATTCATGATTGTTACCCCTTTGCCACATAAGAGTCGTGGAATTCGCGCGCCTTCATCTTACCCAATAGCGTAGGGCATACAAGGGATCACTGCGGTGGAATTGCAGCTAAAACGGTAAAAGCAGGTGTAGAGTTGATGGACTCTACAGTGACAAACAATTCAAAATAGTAGACATAAAAATAAAATGCAAGATATTTTCGTCAGAATGCACAATAATTCGAGGAAATGTGTTAATATGAAGTTACTTTTTAAAAGGAGGATTGTTGCGCATGTATAAGGTTGGAGAATATGTTGTACATCCGGGTCAAGGCGTCTGCGAAATCAAGAAGATATCGGAGGGTGACCGGCCTTTTTACATGCTTATGCCAGTAGGACAGTGTAATCCGATGCTGATCAGCTTCCCGGTAGCGTCACAGGACCGGCTTCGTCCGGTACTCTCCCGCCAAGAGGCAGAGAATCTGATCGCCGAGTATCCCACCATGCCGGTTGAGCACTATAAGGACAGAAGCACCGCACTTGAGGAAGAGCACTTCAAGCGTGAAATCAGAAACGGCAGCTGCGAGGATACTGTTAGAATTGTAAAGACTTTCAGAAAGCGTATCGCGGATGTGAAGGCCCGCAACAAGAAGCCCCCTGTTGTCTTTGAGCGGATCTTGAAGAAGGCTTCTGAACGTTCACTGTGTGAGATGGCAGTGGCTCTGGATACGACGTCCGACGCTGTGGAGGAACAGTTCAAGGAGAGCGTCGACAACGCCCAAAACTGATAAGAAAGATCCTAGAGCATGAAACTGTGGCAGTTGGAATACTTCGTGACAATCGCTGAAGAATACCAGGCCATCGCTGCAGCCAAACGGTTTTATATTAGATAGCTCCCTCTTTCTTACGAGCTTCCAGTTCTTGAGAAAGAACTGAGGTGCAAACTTATAGAATGAGGCCCCAGAAATGTTGAGCTGACGGAAGTGGGCAAGCTCATGTGAGGGCGGAGTGCATTCTATCACCCACCAATACGATTGAACGTGAACTGCAGAGCTTCGGGCAGGGGATGAACGGGATTCTGACTGTAGGAAGTGTCTTTTTTGCCTGTGGGCTCTGCCCGACTCCCTCGATGTAGTAGCTGTGCTGCAACTATCCCCCGCTGCACATAGAGGTGCACAAAGGGGGACCCCGCTGAGATCATCTCTATGCTCAAACAGGGAGAAGTCGATATCGACGTAGTGCGGATGCCCTTCTCTGAGGATGGCTTGGATGGGTGCTATGCGCCGGCAGATCCGATGGCAGCCTTGATCCCTGCGGTTATCCACTGTGACAGAGAAAAGACGACGCTGACGCTCTCAGAGCTTTCCAGACAGTCTCTCGTGTAATACCGAAGCTACGAGGAGATACTGAAGCAGATCTTTGAGATTCACAAACTGAACTTCCTCTGTGCCTGTGTCGCGGATACCGTGAACCGAGCCCTACCTATCGTTGTTTGTTATAGGGTAGCGATCATCGGAATGGTGCCCGTTGTCGGGACCGTATCCGCCCTCAGAACGGTATCCACCGCGATTGGGTCCACGGTGTGGACCACGGTCAGATCCATGATGCGGTCCTCTATAACTGCCACGGTTTGAACTGTGATAACCCCCTCGTCCATGGAAGTGGTCATCGCGACCATGGTAGCCGCTGCCACGACGGTCCTCATGGCCGTTGCGCTCATGGGGGTGTGCCTTCTTGATCGGGGCGTCCGGATCATCACCGAGCGCCAAGAGCTTGCTCCTAAGGTCGTCTGAGACGGTGTCGACCATATTTTCAAAGGAGATACACTCATCTTCGGTGAGTGAGCTGAAGACCTCTTCGTCGGGGTCCATCTCATCGAGGTCGGGAACCGCTGCTGTGCCTTCCGGGGTCAGTGTCACATTGATCACGCGGCCGTCCTCTTCTGACTTTTTACGGGTGATGTAGCCCTTCTCTTCCAGCTTGCGCAGGAGTTCGGAGAGGGATTGCTGACGCATGCCGAGTAGGAAGCAGAGTTCCTTCTGGGTGATCTGAGGCTTTGCGGCGAGCATTGCGAGTACGCGGCCCTGACCTCGGAGCGGGTCACCCAACCCACCGTGAGCTTCGGCGGTGTGCTTGACGTAGCGGTGCATGAGGCGTGTCATGCGCCCCGTCTTCTCAACTAAACTCATCTCCTCGGGGGTAGCGGTAGCCGGCTGGTCCTGTTCATATGATTCATTGTCCATCCTGTTTTCCTTTCACTAGGTGGATAGCGTATGTCCTGTATGGCATAGACCTTACTGTAAAGGTGAAAAATACTGAACCCCTGCGTAGGTATCTTCACCAAGCGACCACAATATACAGGTACCTGTACATTACTGTGTATATCCGATGCAGCGCTGCGGTATCCTTACCACTTGTGACACTCACAACTGAGATAAGACGGTACCTGATGTTGACGTGCAATCACACAGCCCTACATATCTTTGATTTTGATACGACGATCAACTACGAGAGCACCCACGAACTTGATTTCGATAACAAAGCGGTACGCTCTTATGTGACACGCATCGTGAGAAAAGCGCTCTCCTCTACGGATAACCAGAGCGATCAGTTCACTGGCAATAGCGCCGTTGCCGAGTTGATCAAACTTTATCATCAATCGCAGCTCGACTTTGCTGCCTTCTCCTGTGAGATCGCTGACTTCTTCTTCGGGAGCTCAGACTCAGCGAGGATAAGGCTCCCTACGATTTACTTGTCGTGGACGCCACCGACTCAGGCAAACCCAAGAAAGAAGAAGCGGAAGCGGAGGACCTAGCGGTGGACCATAAGGCACCGGCGGACCATCTGTTTGCGATCATCTTACTCGTGAGAAAGCAGGGCTATGTACGCGAGGTGCTGCTTGGCAACGTGAACAACGTCGAGAAAACCGATGTACTGCTGCCGGACCCTACGCAGAAACTCGGCACCTACGCAATCATTTACCTCTCTGGTCTCTCAATCATCTTTGCGGATAGGAGGCGTACGATTGCAGGGCAGGAGTCGATGATCATTCCGGATGGACTGCTGCAGTGCTCCAAGGTCGCATCTCCCAAGGAGGTTATCGGAATGGTGACGATGATGGTGGAAGATGTAGCAGAGGAATACGGATTGACCCTAGCGGTCGAGGTCTCAAAGCCAAGGCCTGCGTGTCCGGGCAGGCGGATGAGACACGAAGTGTGGGCCCCTCGATGTGGGCAAGAAGATCTTTGAAAACCATCCTGAGGCGCAGGGGCGCTACGGGGAGAAGATTGAGCATGCAGTCCGGTGGTGGTTTCCCGTGAAGTGGCCGTGAAGCCTTCAGCGGTACATAGAATGGCGAAGAATCACTGGATCTGTGTCGATACCGGCGTCGAGATCATTTTCCCGAGTGAGTACACCAACAACGGCCAACATATAGAGTTCACAAATCTGCTCGATCGCCATATCGCAATCACGATCAAAAGGGTCGAGTATATCGAAAACCGTTAATCGTCGTGTTCGGTCTCCTGATTGTCCTGTTCAGCGTCTTCTTCCTGGGTCTCAGGGGAGGGCGCTGTTTCTGTATCTGAGGTATCGGAAGCTTCTTTGCTCTCGTCTTCGGATTCCTGGTCGGCTGACTCGTCAGCTCCTGCAGGCACGTTGTCGTTCTCCTCTGGTTCAGCGTCTTCGCTATCCGAAGTTCCCTCAGTCTTATCGGAGGTCTCAGAGTCCTCTGTGAATTCTGAAACAGCTGCCTCAGTATCCTGAGTGTCTGTTTCAGTTGCATCAGACTTGGACTCTGCTGTACCTGAGGTATCGCTCTGCTCCTCGGATGTCTTGTTGCCATCAGAGGTTTGTGGCTGCTCTTCGGAGCGCGCAGTGTCAGTTGACTCGGCAGCGTTGTCTCCCGCTTTGTCCGTGTCCCCTGACTTAGATTCCCTGTCAGAAGATTTGTCTGCATCGGGTTCAGATGCCGCAGCGTCCTCAGGCTTTGCTTTCGGTTTGGGGGCTAATGATTTGGCCCAATTAACAAAGAGGGCAAAGAAAGGCTGCTTGTTTATATCCTTCTGTTTGTCTTCCTGCTCATCCGTCGGTTCATCTTCCGGTTTGGGGAGCATCGTGAAGTGGAAACGGCAGGCGGGATCGCCTGTCCCGAGGCACATGGACTGCTTAACCTTGATGCCGCCGAGCTCTCCCCAGATATTCGGGAATCGGCACACCGCATACATGAGCTCCGGGATGCCCATCTCCTGATAGAGGCGCAGGATTCCGCAGCGTCTGACGGTGAGGCGGAAATCATCGTGCCCGTCACCGGCCATATATGTGTAAGCCCAACCATAGGTGGGGATGGGGCTTCTCATATTTGAGCGCAGTGCACTGTGCTCCACCGTCGCTTGTCCTTCAGGTGTGAAGAAACGGCGCATACGTGGGGCGCGGGAGCGCATGAAGGCGTTGTTTCGTGTGGCGTCTGCAAAGAGTGCCGCAATCTCTGCAGGGCTGGGAGTGAAATCCTTTCCTAAAACTTTTGATCCGAGATAGATGGCGGCCAGCAGGCTTGCCCTGAGCAGTGCGTAATCAAACATTGGCCCCTGTTCGGGGCTTTTGATGCTGGCAATGGTTTGCCGATAGTATGAATGGCTTGCACGTAATACGAGGTCCGCCTGGGTTTTCCCGTAGCGGCGTGTGAGTTCTTGTTTAAGGGTGGGGTGATAGATGCCCCAGTATAGATGGGGAACAATACCGTAATGCATTATGGGTTCTTGGCTCCTTGAGTTTATCTGAAGTGCTTTAAGGATACTATGTCTTAGGCTTCTTAAAGCGTACAAAATATGAAGACCATCTCACTAACAAGGAGGGTAAGGCTGTGAGCGCAACCTTTATCAATCTTGCGATTGTCATGGCAATCGCAGGTATATCCCCCTACATTGCCTCGCTGATCCCTGGCAGGGCGATTCCGGAAGTCGTCTTTCTGGTTTTTGCAGGAGCCTTGCTCGGTCCCAATATGGCGGGAGCCCTCACCGTTTCGGGGGATGCGGTCCAGTTTTTAGCCCAGTTGGGCATGGCATTCCTGTTCTTAAACGCTGGATATCAGATCGATATAGACGATCTGAAGGGGAGGTCCGGCGGCTTTGCGATCGGCGCCTGGTTCGTCTCCTTTGCGCTCGCGATGCTCGTGACCACAACGCTTGTAGCTCAGGAGTTTGCCGGACAGGCAGAGCTTGCTTTTGCGATCTGCTTGACGACCACCGCCTACGGTACGCTCGCCCCGATTATGGAGGACAGAAACCTGACGGGGACCCGGGTCGGCAAGGCGACCACGGTCTACGCAGCCTACGGTGAGCTACTGCCAGTGATTGCGCTCTCGCTGTTGCTTTCAGCCCGTGGGGCGCACACGACGCTCCTTGCTTTCTTTGTTTTTATCGCTGTAATTCTCTTGATCATCGCACTACCGAAGCTTGCTCCTCGTACCGTGAAACAACTGCAGACTTACTTACAGAAGAATGCCTGGGGCGGTTCAAGGCCGATGCTCAGGGTCGCGATCTTCCTCTTGGTGCTAATGGCTATGGTGGCCTCGGTGCTGGATTTGGATGTTGTGCTGGGTGCGTTTGTAGCAGGTTTCTTACTCGATAAGTTTGCCCCGGACAATAAGGTGCTCAAAGAGAAGCTCTCCGATATCGGGGATGGCTTTCTGACCCCGATCTACTTTGTGGTGTCCGGCGCCCAGATTTCGTTGTGGGCGGCGGCCAGCAATGCCGGCTTGCTCCTCTTCTTTATCCTGCTTCTTATCGTTATCCGTGGTGGTGTGGTTGCCCTCTCACTCAAGTTCAACCCCGACACCCGTGACCTGCCTCCCCAGGAGACCTATGTAGTCTCGGCGTATTGCACTATGGCACTGCCGCTCATTGTGGCAGTGACCTCTACGGCGGTCTCCTCGCACATCATGAGTACAACGACGGCTTCGGTGCTGGTCTGCGGCGGTGCGATCACCGTGCTGCTGATTCCGATCGTCACGAGCTTTGTGCGTATCTCGACTGAGGCCCACCCGGTGGAAGCGGTGAGGGAATATGCGGATGCCCGAGGTGAGAAGAGTTGGGAGAGCGTTTGGGCACCGCACCGGCAGCATCTGCGTATCTCGGAGCGGCTCTTCAATCAGGCGGTGCGGCAGCAGCGCCAATACGGGCACAAACTCGACTCGGTTGAGTACATCGTGAAGCACGATGCGCGGCTCCGCGAGAATCAAGAGCAACCACATAGCCAAGGTTCTGAGGACATACGTATAAAGAAAACAAACACCCGCTAGGGGATGCCCGTCGACTTCTTGATTGCGGGCTGTTGCCTTTATGCGAACTCCGTGTGGATGCGGGAGCGTTCAAAGTGTTTCGGTCCGGTGGCTGCCTGTTGGTGTGCGGGGTGGCCGGCTGCGATGAGGGAGAAGGGGACCAGGTTGTCTGAGTTGGTCAGCCTGATTGCGGAGGCAACTTTTCCCATCCGTTTCGCATCAGGATACGTCGCCTGCCACACAGCGCCCAAGCCGAGGCGAGTCGCTTCGAGTAGGATGTTCTCACAGCAGGCTCCCATGTCCTGTGGCGCCATCTCCGGCATGCGTATGTTGGCGGTCTTCATACAGGTGACGATTACGAGGGGAGCACGCCCGCAGGGTTGCGCGTAGGGGGAGCTGTTGGCGAGCAAGGCTCTGCGCTCAGGGTCTCTGACAACCCAAAACTCCCACGGCTGTTGGTTCATTGCGGATGGGGCGGCCATCCCTGCAGCGAGGATATCCCTCACGTCT encodes the following:
- a CDS encoding hydroxyethylthiazole kinase, with product MCAQVVVGFANELHKPSVLDPVVVGSPSRKKINLTLLIKYQFSAIHVDAGEIAAIVGAEWESRGIDADTGSVDVEALAQTVAQKYHALVMLSGAIDYVSDGVNLLKNEQSEPMLTVNVGSGDILSSTLGACLAVSSDSCSAGIVTARILTCARAKAVQYSHSLGSWMVWFFDELTTIDSAAIQEGYNNDQ
- a CDS encoding transposase, whose amino-acid sequence is MRTVFRARTADKAATLLEEWMCDAMYCRIKPLVAIEKKVRRHKVDIAAVVELGIGNGRVEAINNKIKVTIRMGYGFRNTDNLIGVLILRCSDSRPTLPGRAEESTKKKAA
- a CDS encoding CarD family transcriptional regulator; protein product: MYKVGEYVVHPGQGVCEIKKISEGDRPFYMLMPVGQCNPMLISFPVASQDRLRPVLSRQEAENLIAEYPTMPVEHYKDRSTALEEEHFKREIRNGSCEDTVRIVKTFRKRIADVKARNKKPPVVFERILKKASERSLCEMAVALDTTSDAVEEQFKESVDNAQN
- a CDS encoding DegV family protein; this translates as MTDSPCDFSPEMVKETGIGIFHFTYTEAGKADGGFHGVDDLFVSRTPHEFYEAIRHGAQPMTSQPSQMEFEKAFKERAKADLPTVYLAFSSGISGCYEGACTALERVKDELGEPHLPIYIVDCKIGSTSQYLFIVEAIRQRDKGLTAQEMVAWAEEARYYVHTIFMVDNLDTLHRGGRIPKSVAVVGGALDVKPLLTFDLDGALSIIAVSRGRKKGIKRMANFYRKLHSTDMLSSAVAIGNADCPKDAERMANEVTKINDSAIPMISTIGPTIGCHVGPGMLSCCFWGPDRRKSVSVSDRIAHSVRSSK
- the thiD gene encoding bifunctional hydroxymethylpyrimidine kinase/phosphomethylpyrimidine kinase, which encodes MINDFPQTLTIAGTDSGGGAGIPADVKTMQMRHTFGTMVVVAVTAQNTYGVQMAQPMPTELIDQQFASIADDFNIKACKTGMLADTARVKVVVKNLKKYDFGYVTVDPVMIAKGGAKLLSDDAIAVVHDKLLPLADLVTPNLPEAEQLTGIHIETREDMKAAGEQLQELGSKNVLVKGGHLRGANQAADFVLLEDHSSFWMVSERIDTKRTHGTGDTISACITSELAKGHTMEEAIKIGKAYVEGTIKHSINVGHGHGPLNHWAPLEEGNYEIQK
- a CDS encoding thiamine phosphate synthase, whose translation is MTQDHGIPYFIDYDVDLALQVHVDGVHVGQKDEGIQSVLDQAAGKLIVGYSCNTPEEVVEAHKLSGVDCLGRGTGLPNEF
- a CDS encoding hydroxyethylthiazole kinase — its product is MKIDWGIADRIREKQPIVLNLSNVVTIGKVANALSAIGASLITSKDIDEAKEMVSIADAVVINTGTWIPGRICVCASRSRLC
- a CDS encoding MarR family winged helix-turn-helix transcriptional regulator, with protein sequence MDNESYEQDQPATATPEEMSLVEKTGRMTRLMHRYVKHTAEAHGGLGDPLRGQGRVLAMLAAKPQITQKELCFLLGMRQQSLSELLRKLEEKGYITRKKSEEDGRVINVTLTPEGTAAVPDLDEMDPDEEVFSSLTEDECISFENMVDTVSDDLRSKLLALGDDPDAPIKKAHPHERNGHEDRRGSGYHGRDDHFHGRGGYHSSNRGSYRGPHHGSDRGPHRGPNRGGYRSEGGYGPDNGHHSDDRYPITNNDR
- a CDS encoding Fic family protein → MNLDQLYAGIYDWWHDQHPAVQDAMLDDFALNFSLNSAQIEKGHATKEVAQQIFDHNAVKNYTGALKPLVQVFNQRRAWVRARQYLQDQRPVDKSLVMDLHQTLCAATYSERLFADGERPGTYRLGDYIIPDSNEVGAAADRVPGLVNDLCEQVRDALQDPTAKRVLTAASFMHASYETIHPFADGNGISGRLLMNYVLLAGGNPPCTIFATDRKAYFEALQAFDEKGDLKPFRSFVQAETIKTWRATVTEAYESENRNK
- a CDS encoding thiamine phosphate synthase produces the protein MDPALGFDQLKALRQQSVHPIVAIGGITEQNIKSVLATGADGISSISMILGSNNIIRTVQAVRALY